Within Pseudomonas tructae, the genomic segment AACACCAGTTGCCGATTTCCGCCCGCGCTGAAAGCCGTGAAGCGCTGGCGGCGCTTAAGATCGAACAGTTCAATGCGCAATTGTGGTTGGGCGGCTACCTGCTGTACCCCTGGCCGGGGCAGGCCGAGCCGCCACGCGGAGCCAATTCGCAGCATTTGCGTGGGCTCTGGTTGCATCAGCGTGATTGGCCGGCGTTCCGCGCACAGAGCACTCCCGGTCGCTGGCAGCCATTGCCGCGCCTTGCCTGGCTGGCACCGGCTTGCTATCCGGCGCAGGACTGCTGGTCGACGCAGCGCTTCGACACCTGGCTGCAGGCCCTGGACCCGTTGGCACCGGCACAGTTGCTGGTGAGGCTGGTCGAGACCGAGCGTGGCGAGTGGGAGGAAGCGGAGCGCTTGTTTCTGGTGTCTGACCTCTGGCCCAATCTTCCCGGGTAAAGGGTGTGTGGGTTTGCGATCGCGGGGCAAGCCCGCTCCCACGGTAGGAGCGGGCTTGCCCCGCGATGAGGTCCCTAAACCACAGTCAAACGCAACGCCAGCGCCACCAGGGTCAGCAACAGCACCGGCAGCGTCAGCACGATCCCGACCTTGAAGTAATACCCCCAGCCAATCTTCACCCCCTTGCGCTCCAGCACATGCAACCACAGCAAAGTCGCCAGGCTGCCGATCGGGGTGATCTTCGGCCCCAGGTCGCTGCCGATCACGTTGGCGTAGATCATCGCCTCCTTGACCACTCCGGTAGCAGCGCTGGCATCGATCGACAAGGCGCCGATCAGCACCGTCGGCAGGTTGTTCATGATCGACGACAACAGCGCAGTCAGCAGCCCGGTGCCCAACGCCGCGCCCCATACCCCGCCTGCGGCAAAGCCGTCGAGCCAGCCGGCCAGGTAGTCGGTCAGCCCGGCATTGCGCAGGCCGTAAACCACCAGGTACATCCCCAGGGAGAACACCACGATGTGCCAGGGCGCCTCCTTGAGCACCTTGCGGGTAGAGATTTTATGCCCGCGCGCCGCCACCAGCAGCAACACCAGGGCACACACCGCCGAAATCGCGCTGATGGGGATGCCCAGCGGCTCCAGGGCAAAACACCCCAGCAGCAGGATCAACAGCACCAGCCAGCCGGCGACAAAGGTCGCAGGATCCTGCACCACGCTACGCGGCGCATCCAGTTGCAGGGGGTCATAGTTGCGCGGGATATCGCGGCGAAAGTACCACCGCAGCACCGCCAGGGTAGCCGCCACCGCAACCATGTTGACCGGCACCATCACCGCCGCATAGCGGTTGAAGCCAATGCCGAAGAAGTCGGCAGAGACGATGTTGACCAGGTTCGAGACCACCAGTGGCAAGCTGGCGGTGTCAGCAATAAAGCCTGCGGCCATGACAAAGGCCAGGGTTGCCGCCGGACTGAAACGCAGGGCCAGGAGCATGGCCACCACGATCGGGGTCAGGATCAGCGCCGCGCCGTCATTGGCGAACAGCGCCGAGACCAGCGCCCCCAGCAGCACGATATAGCAGAACAAGCGCCGGCCACTGCCACGCCCCCAGCGCGCCACATGCAGCGCCGCCCAGGCAAAGAAGCCAGCGGCATCGAGCAGCAGGCTGATGATGATCAGGGCGATGAAAGTGCCGGTGGCGTTCCAGATGATCTGCCAGACCACCGGGATGTCGCTCCACTGCACCACCCCGCACAGCAATGCCAGCAACGCGCCGCCAGTGGCGCTCCAGCCAACGCCCAGGCCACGGGGCTGCCAGATCACCAGGGTAATGGTCAGCAGGAAGATCAGCGATGCCATCAGCATGAACCTTGTAGAAAAGGGGGCACAAGCGCCGGATTCTAGCGACAGATCAAGGCCACGGTGATCAGTTTCTGCTGCAATGGCCGGGTAATCGGCTGGCAAGCGATTACAGTTAGCTGACCGCGCCACAAGAGCGCGGACTTCGACCTGATGAAGAGGAACACCCATGACACTGAGCCAACACCAGGCGCGCTACGGCGGCCTGTCGATTGCCCTGCACTGGCTGATGCTGGTGCTGCTGGCGGCGGTCTACGCCTTTATCGAACTGCGCGGCCTGTTTCCCAAGGACAGCGCCGAGCGCGCCTTGATGAAAGACCTGCACTTCATGCTCGGCCTGACGGTATTCGTGCTGGTCTGGTTGCGCCTGGCCCTGCGCATCGGCCGCCCCACCCCGCCGATCATCCCGGCGCCGCCAGCCTGGCAGACGGGCCTTGCGCACCTGATGCACCTGGCCCTGTACTTGCTGATGATCGGCCTGCCACTGGCCGGCTGGCTGCTGCTCAGCGCCGCCAACAAGCCAATCCCGTTCTATGGCTTCGAGCTGCCGGCGCTGATCGCCCCGGACCCGGACCTGGCCAAGTTCATCAAGGGTTGGCACGAGCGCATCGGTAGCTGGGGCTACTGGCTGATCGGCTTGCATGCAATTGCCGGCCTGTTCCATCACTACGTGCAGCGCGATAACACCCTGCTGCGCATGCTGCCGCGCAACAACTAGGCAAAACCGCGGCGGCCCTGCAGGCCGCCGCTGTGCAGAAAGATCAGCCGGGTGCCGGGGCCAAAGGCGCCGGCTTCGACCTCCCGACGCAGCGCCAGCAAGGCCTTGGCGGTGTACAGCGGCTCCAGTGGCATGGCCGCCTGCGCCTCGCACTCGGCCATGAACGCCAACAGCTCGTCATCGACTTTGCCAAAGCCGCCACGGCAGGCCTCATGCAGGTGGTAACCGGCTGTGCCCACCAACGCTTGCACAGCCTCGGGCACGCCGTGATCCAGCGGCACGGCCAAGGCACCATGGACCTCGTGCCTGCCCGCCTCGGCCAAGACCATCCCAGCCAGGGTGGTACCGGTACCGGCCGCCAGCCACCAGCCGTGGTACTCCGCCCAGCCCAGCGCCGCCAATTGCGCTTGCGCCTGCTCGACAATCAGCCCACAGCCCTTGGCGCCCAGGGGCCCGCCCCCACCCTCGGCAACACAGTGCCAGCCCGGGTAAAGCGCCTGCCAAGGTTGCCAGAACCCCGGCTGATGACGCTCGCGATAGCCGCCATAGCCGAGCCAGTGCAACTGCATGCCAAAGGCCTGCAGGTCGCGCACGGTCGGCGTGTCCTGGGCGTGCCCGCGCAACAGGCCAACGGTGGCGAAACCAAAGCGTTTGCCGGCCGACGCCAGGGCATGCAAGTGATTGGAATGGGCACCGCCGAGGCTGATCACCCCGGGCGCACCCTGGGCCTGGGCAACCCGCAGGTGTTCGAGCAGCTTGAACCACTTGTTGCCGCTGATCAGCGGGTCGATCAGGTCCAGGCGCAACACCGCCAGCTCCACGCCATGGCGGCGTAGCCAGTCAAAGGGCAAGGGTTGCAGGGGCGCGAGGGGAAGGTCGTCGAATCGGCCGATCATGGGCGGGGCACAACAGGGCTGCCAGGGGCGCGCAGTGTAACAGCGAGGCGGGCCCGACAGCCCGCCCCGCTGCGCCGATCAGAGTTCGGCGGCCAGGCGCGCCCCCTGGTTGATGGCGCGCTTGGCGTCCAGTTCGGCGGCGACATCGGCGCCGCCGATCAGGTGCACCGACTGACCGGCGGCGATCAGGCCATCCTGCAGTTCGCGCAGCGGATCCTGACCGGCGCAGATGACGATGTTATCCACCGGCAGCAGCTGCGGCTCGCCCTCGGCGACGCGGATGTGCAGACCGGCGTCGTCGATGCTCAGGTATTCAACGCTGTTGAGCATCTGCACCTGCTTGTTCTTGAGACCGGTGCGGTGAATCCAGCCGGTGGTCTTGCCCAGGCCGTCGCCGACCTTGGTCTTTTTGCGCTGCAGCAGGAACACCTGACGCGCTGGCGCATGGGGCTCGGCCTTGATCCCGGCCACACCACCGCGGGCTTCAAGATGAGTATCGATGCCCCACTCCTTCCAGAACGCCTCGCGGTCCTGGCTGGTGGCCACGCCCTGGTGCACCAGGTACTCGGAGACGTCAAAGCCGATACCACCGGCGCCAATCACCGCGACCTTCTGCCCCACCGGCTTGCGCTGCAGCAGCACGTCCAGGTAGCTCAGCACCTTGCCATGCTCGATGCCGGGGATGGCCGGCAGGCGCGGCGCGATACCGGTGGCGAGGATGATCTCGTCAAAGCCGCCCGCCGCCAGCTGCTCGGCATCGACGCGGGTGTTCAGGCGCAACTCGACACCGGTGGTCTGCAGCTTGCGCTTGAAGTAGCGCAAGGTTTCATAGAACTCCTCTTTGCCCGGCACGCGCTTGGCCACGTTGAACTGGCCGCCGATCTCGCTGGCTGAATCGAACAGGGTCACTTCATGGCCGCGCTCGGCCGCAACGGTGGCAGCAGCCAGGCCCGCAGGGCCTGCGCCCACAACGGCAATGCGCTTGACCTGGGTGACCGGCAGGTAGTTGAGTTCGGTTTCATGGCAGGCACGCGGGTTGACCAGGCAACTGGTCAGCTTGCCGCCGAAGGTGTGGTCCAGGCAGGCCTGGTTGCAGCCGATGCAGGTGTTGATCTCGTCGCCACGGCCGGCGGCGGCCTTGTTGACGAACTCCGGGTCGGCGAGGAACGGCCGCGCCATCGACACCATGTCGGCATCGCCTTCGGCAAGGATCTGCTCGGCGACTTCCGGAGTGTTGATGCGGTTGGTGGTGATCAGCGGGATCTGCACCGCGCCACGCAGCTTGGCGGTGACCTTGCTGAAGGCTGCGCGCGGCACCTTGGTGGCGATGGTCGGGATCCGCGCTTCGTGCCAGCCGATACCGGTGTTGATCAGGGTCGCACCGGCCTGTTCCACAGCCTTGGCCAGTTGCACGATCTCTTCCCAACTGCTGCCGCCCTCGACCAGATCGAGCATCGACAGGCGGAAAATGATGATGAAGTTCGGCCCTACCGCTTCACGCACACGGCGGACAATCTCCACGGCCAGGCGCATGCGGTTCTCGTAGCTGCCACCCCAGCGGTCAGTACGCTGGTTGGTGTGGGCGGCAAGGAACTGATTGATGAAATAGCCTTCGGAGCCCATGATCTCGACGCCGTCGTACTCGGCGCTTTGCGCAAGCAGCGAACAGGTGACGAAGTCCTGGATCTGCTTCTCGATGCCCTCTTCATCCAGCTCGCGCGGCTTGAACGGATTGATCGGCGCCTGAATCGCGCTGGGTGCTACCGATTTCGGGCTGTAGGCATAGCGGCCGGCGTGAAGGATCTGCATGCAGATCTTGCCACCGGCCTCATGCACTGCTTTGGTAACGATACGATGTTTATCGGCTTCCTCCGGGGTGCTCAGCTTGGCCGCGCCGGAATACACCCCACCCTCCACGTTCGGGCCGATGCCGCCAGTCACCATCAGGCCGACGCCGCCACGGGCGCGCTCGGCAAAATAGGCCGCCAT encodes:
- a CDS encoding arsenic transporter, translated to MLMASLIFLLTITLVIWQPRGLGVGWSATGGALLALLCGVVQWSDIPVVWQIIWNATGTFIALIIISLLLDAAGFFAWAALHVARWGRGSGRRLFCYIVLLGALVSALFANDGAALILTPIVVAMLLALRFSPAATLAFVMAAGFIADTASLPLVVSNLVNIVSADFFGIGFNRYAAVMVPVNMVAVAATLAVLRWYFRRDIPRNYDPLQLDAPRSVVQDPATFVAGWLVLLILLLGCFALEPLGIPISAISAVCALVLLLVAARGHKISTRKVLKEAPWHIVVFSLGMYLVVYGLRNAGLTDYLAGWLDGFAAGGVWGAALGTGLLTALLSSIMNNLPTVLIGALSIDASAATGVVKEAMIYANVIGSDLGPKITPIGSLATLLWLHVLERKGVKIGWGYYFKVGIVLTLPVLLLTLVALALRLTVV
- a CDS encoding cytochrome b — translated: MTLSQHQARYGGLSIALHWLMLVLLAAVYAFIELRGLFPKDSAERALMKDLHFMLGLTVFVLVWLRLALRIGRPTPPIIPAPPAWQTGLAHLMHLALYLLMIGLPLAGWLLLSAANKPIPFYGFELPALIAPDPDLAKFIKGWHERIGSWGYWLIGLHAIAGLFHHYVQRDNTLLRMLPRNN
- a CDS encoding 1-aminocyclopropane-1-carboxylate deaminase/D-cysteine desulfhydrase; protein product: MIGRFDDLPLAPLQPLPFDWLRRHGVELAVLRLDLIDPLISGNKWFKLLEHLRVAQAQGAPGVISLGGAHSNHLHALASAGKRFGFATVGLLRGHAQDTPTVRDLQAFGMQLHWLGYGGYRERHQPGFWQPWQALYPGWHCVAEGGGGPLGAKGCGLIVEQAQAQLAALGWAEYHGWWLAAGTGTTLAGMVLAEAGRHEVHGALAVPLDHGVPEAVQALVGTAGYHLHEACRGGFGKVDDELLAFMAECEAQAAMPLEPLYTAKALLALRREVEAGAFGPGTRLIFLHSGGLQGRRGFA
- a CDS encoding NADPH-dependent 2,4-dienoyl-CoA reductase, producing MAAAQYPHLLAPLDLGFTTLRNRTLMGSMHTGLEEKPGGFERMAAYFAERARGGVGLMVTGGIGPNVEGGVYSGAAKLSTPEEADKHRIVTKAVHEAGGKICMQILHAGRYAYSPKSVAPSAIQAPINPFKPRELDEEGIEKQIQDFVTCSLLAQSAEYDGVEIMGSEGYFINQFLAAHTNQRTDRWGGSYENRMRLAVEIVRRVREAVGPNFIIIFRLSMLDLVEGGSSWEEIVQLAKAVEQAGATLINTGIGWHEARIPTIATKVPRAAFSKVTAKLRGAVQIPLITTNRINTPEVAEQILAEGDADMVSMARPFLADPEFVNKAAAGRGDEINTCIGCNQACLDHTFGGKLTSCLVNPRACHETELNYLPVTQVKRIAVVGAGPAGLAAATVAAERGHEVTLFDSASEIGGQFNVAKRVPGKEEFYETLRYFKRKLQTTGVELRLNTRVDAEQLAAGGFDEIILATGIAPRLPAIPGIEHGKVLSYLDVLLQRKPVGQKVAVIGAGGIGFDVSEYLVHQGVATSQDREAFWKEWGIDTHLEARGGVAGIKAEPHAPARQVFLLQRKKTKVGDGLGKTTGWIHRTGLKNKQVQMLNSVEYLSIDDAGLHIRVAEGEPQLLPVDNIVICAGQDPLRELQDGLIAAGQSVHLIGGADVAAELDAKRAINQGARLAAEL